The Haloterrigena turkmenica DSM 5511 genome includes the window CCGAACAGCGGGGGACCGAGACCAAGTTCATCTCGACGGACTTCGAGAAGGGCGAACAGCTCTACAACGCCTTCGGCGGCTTCGCCGGGCTCCTGCGGTACTCCACGGGCGTCTAAGCTCCGTACGCTCCGTTCGCCCGTCCGATCGTCGGCGCTCTCCTCTCTCGGCTTCGGACAGAACGTTCACCGTCGGCCACCGCTCGAGCGAACGCGTTCCCCGTACGGGGCCGTTACCAGTAAGTTGTAATCTCTCCAGTATCGGGAGAAGGGGTGCATTCGCCGATTAGCGGATGTAACGAACCCTATCCTTTTCGATCGATCGCTGACGTCGCTCAAATATGTGGCAGACATCGACGCGCCGAGGGGTACTCGAGGGTGTCGCGGTCGGGGGACTCGTTCCCGTCGCCGCTACAGGGACCGCCGCGGCGCGGACGGCGAGTCAGGACGGATCGATCGACGTAACGATTCAGGGGACGAACAGTCCGGTCGAGACTGGGGCCGTTCTCGAGGTGACCGCGACGGTCGAAAACGGCGGCAGCGGGTCCGTATCGACCGACGCCGTGCTCGTCGTCGGCCACGATCCGACGGTCGTCGACACGCAACCGATACAGGTGGGAGCCGGCGCCACGGAGACCGTCGAACTCACGTTCGAGACGGCGATCGTCAACAACGATCAGGAGTTTCCCGTCTGGGTCGTCGTCGACGACGCGACCGATCAAACGAACGTCCTCGTCTACGCGGACGCGCCGCCGGTCACGATCGATATCGTTCGCACGAACGATCCCCTCGCGACCGGTGAGGTCCTCGAGGTGGTCGCACAGCTCGAGACCGAGGGCGACGTGTCGGCAACGGAAACAGTTGAGTTGGTCGTCGGCCACAATCCGACGACCGTCGATTCGGCGACCGTCTCGGTGCCGTCCACCGGCGGCCGATGGGTGACCCTGGAGTTCGAGACGGCGCTCGTCGACAACACCCAGGAGTTCCCGGTCCGAGTGGTCGGCTCGTCCGATTCGGCCGAACGGACCGTCCGCGTGATCGGGAGGAACGACGACCCCGTCGAGACGGACGTGACCTTCACCTCGTGTACGCGGGCGGAGGTCTCGGGCACGTTCGGCGACGGCGACAGCGTGGCGGCGAGCACCGGCTTCTACGACGATGCCGGAGGCGAACCGCTCTACGGGAACACGATCATCGAGGACTGGATCGAGATCGGCAGCCACGTCGACGCACCGTTCTCGGGGACGATCGTCTTCGAGATCGGCGACGAACGCGACGTCTCCGCCACGCCCGACGGCGCTCGCGTGGAGATCCCGGATTACGGCGAGCTCGGGACGGTGCTGACCGGGATCACGCTGCCGCCGGACTACCCGACCGCGACGATCTCCCGCTCGAACCCGCAGGCGCAATCCTGTCTCGAGGAGATCGAGAGCGGAGCCGGGGGCGGTGAAGGGACGCTCTCGGTCTCGATTACCGGGACGAACACGCCCGTTAACGCCGGCGACTACCTCGAGGTGACGGCGGTCGTCGAGAACACCGGCGGCGGATCGGCCTCCGGCACTGTCGCGCTCGTCGTCGGTCACGATCCCCAACAGGTCGACTCGACGACCGTCTCCCTCGAGTCGGGCGCGAGCGAGACCGTGTCGCTGGGCTATACGACCTATCCAGCGGCGCAGACGACCGAGTTCCCGGTTCGGATCGAGAGCGCGGACGACTCTGCCGTCCGGTCGGTCACCGTCTACGGCACCGAGAGCTAGGATCGCGAGTCGCGAGGGCGGTCACGCCTGCCGAAGAGCGCTCATCGAAGCCTGAAAACGGCGACGGCATCGACTCGAGGCGCCGAGGTAGCGATGCGACCGCCCCAAGCGGAACGGACCAACGCGCTCGGAAACGGGAAGCCGAACTCGCGGGCGGGTGAGATTAGAGCGTTCCGCGGAGGCGGACCGCGTCGTCGGTGATCTCCGCGATGCTTCCCTCGTCGAGCGGGTGGGCCTCCTCGCTTCTGGATCCCCAGCCGAGTTTCGCCGCGATCGTGTCCGTCAAACTCGGATTCGGTTCGACGTAGCCGCGACCGTCGTGGACGTCGACCAGTCGGCCGATTTCGGTCCCGTCGGTGTTCAGGACCCGTTTCCCCTCGTCCGCCTCAGTGAGTATCCTCTCGCTCATGCTCGTTCGACACTGGTTCGCGCGTCGCGTGCGATCCGGCGGTCGGACCGGCTAGCCGACGCCAAGCAGACGCGAGCAATAAATCGCCGAAATCGTTCCGCGGGTCACCGGTCCGTTATCGGACTCGCGTGCGCTATCGCTCGAGTAGGCACCGGTTACGCCGCGATATCAGCGTTCGGCGCCCCTCGAAGCGGTGCACAACAGAAGGGTTATGCCGGTAGTCGCGTATTACCAGTCGATCAATGGACGAATCCCCTCCCTTCGCCGCGTCGTTCGACGACCCCCGGATCACGCCCCAGTTCTGCCGCCGGGTGCCCGGGTCGTCCGGCGACTGTATTCTTCTCGGCGTCGTCCACGACCACCCCGCAAGCATCGCGCGCGTCGAGCGTATCCTCGAGTCGGTCGACCCCGAGACGGTCGCCCTCGAGTTGCCGTCGGCGGCCCTTCCGCTGTACCGCGCCTACGCCCGCGACGGCTCCGCGTCGTCCCCGCCCCGCTTCGGCGGCGAGATGAGCGCCGCGATCCACGCGGCACCCGAGGCCGACGTCGTCGGCATCGACGCGCCGAACTGGTCGTTCGTCCGGCGACTCGTGACGCGGCTGATCGCCGACCGCGTCTCGCCGTCGACGGCCCGCCGCGTCCTCTCGGGACTGGGCGGGGCGACACGGGAAGCGTTGACCTGCCGCGTCGCGGCGACGCTGACCCACGCGACGTCGATGACCATCGCCTGCGACGATCCGATCGAGTACGACTGCGACCACGACGACACGCCGGAGCGCCAGGCCGCCCACGAGCGCTCCCACGTCGCCAGCGTCCAGGCGCTGCTGGGCAGCGTTGCGACCGAGGGCAGCGCGCTCACCTACCGCGACGACACCCGCGAGCGCTGTATGATCGATCGGCTCGAGGCCAAGCGAACCGAGACCGAGGGCGACATCGTCGCCGTCGTCGGCGTCGATCACCTCGAGACGCTGGCGGACGCGCTGTCGCCGTAGAACCGCCGAGTCGCTTTTCGCGGCCGTAGCCGTCGCATCGGCAGCGGGAACGCCGAACGAGACGAGTTTCGAGCCGTGTCGTCACTGCGTAGGCGACGGAGCCGACGACCGACGAAAAGTGGCGAGAAGCGGCGAGGAGCAGGTTATCGCCGCGCGGGCGGTTCGATCAGGATTTCGCCGTCGCTCGAGACCGTCACGTAGTGGTCGCGAACGGTGAAGTCGAGCGAGCCGCCGCTTCGCTGGCGGCCGTCGTGGCGCGGGCGGAAGAGCCTGTCCAGGGCTTCGGGATCGATGGCGTCGTACAGCGAGACGTAGCCGTCGGTGACGTCCGTTCCCATGCAGTCGGCTAACGCGTGGCTCACGGTCGTACTGAGCCTGGCCGAACTGTCCGGGTCGTGCGTTGCGCGGTAGACCGATGGAGAGCGAGACTGCGAAGCGGGGGAGTGAGTAGGGTTTCCGTGCATGACTGTTCGTCGTCTCCTCCCACTCTGTGTTTGAAGACCAAAAGCGTAATTGTTCATTACTCGGCTACTTTGCCAGGCATATCGGATATTAGTCGGGCAATGTGATAGTCAGAATTTCGCGAATGGCGGATCGAACGGCGCAAGGTCGGCTCGAGGAACGGTTCCGAACTGACTGCCTCGAGACGGCTTCCGATCGTCGAAGCGGCAACCCGAATCGAGCCCGACGGGACGGACTCACCGGCGGAGCGTCGAGATACAGTTCCAGCAGTACGTAAAGGTCTGATCGGCTTCGTTCCGAACGCCGCAGTGGGGACAGCGGATCGTCTCGCCATCGAACTCGAGGTCGTAGTCGCCCTCGGGGTCCTCGGGGTCGCCGAGGTCGTCGACCGCGCGCGGATACCGGTCCGGCCCCGGCGGAGTTCGGGAGCTCGCGCGGTCGGGATCGGCGAACGAGGGAGAACCCGTACTGTCGCCGTCGTCTCCCCGGACATAGACGTAGTACAGTACCAAGTGGAGGAGGGCGAACAACACCACGTAGCCGATGAGCCAGCCCCAGAGCTCCATCAGTATGCGATAGGTTCTCAAGGCACTTGGATATTCCCCGCCTCAGGGATCGCTGAGAGTCAGAATGGAGCGACTAACAGGCTCGACGACCGGTCAGCTGAGGTCGCGTTGGAACTCGTCGAAGACCTCGAGGTCGTCGGGGAGGTCGTACTCGATGCGGCGCTGCTCCTGGCGGTTGACGCCGGCCTCGTCGGTCGGGGTGGCGGCGTCCTCCCAGCCGGGCTTGATCTTGACGCTCTTGGCGGGCGTGCCGATGGCGATGTGGTGGGCAGGAACGTCGTGCTGGACGATGCCGCGCGCGCCGACGATAGCGTTCTCGCCGACCTTACAGCCCGCGCGAACCATCGCGTCGTAGGTGAGGCGGACGTCGTCCTCGACGATCGTGTGGTAGTTGCGGACCTCGGTCTGATCGACGACGTCGTGGTCGTGGCTGTAGATGTGGACGCCGTCGGAGACCGAGACGCGGTCGCCGATGGTCAGTTTCCCGCGGTCGTCTAAGTGGACATCGTCGTGGACGACGGTGTTGTCTCCGATCGTGATGTTGTGGCCGTAGGTGAACGTGATCCCCTTGAAGAAACGACAGCCGTCGCCGCACTCCTCGAAGAGGTGGTCGGCGAGCATTCGGCGAAACCGCAGCGCGAACTCGACGTTGTCCGCGATCGGCAGACTGTCGAACTGTCGCCACAGCCACTGGAGGTGCTTCGAGCGGCGGAACCGCTCCTCGTCCTTCTCGGCGTAGTACTCGCTCTCGAGGGTCGTGTTACAGGGGTCGTAGCTCTGTAACCGAACGCGCTCGGCCGTCGAGACCGGCTCACCGTCCTGCCAGCGCTCGTAAGCCTCGCGGTCGCCCGAGAGATCGATCAGGACATCCTCGACGACCGAGCAGGTGTCCTCGTCGCTCGAGAGCCGCCGGTCGACTTCGTCGATGAACTCGCGCATCCCCGCCTCCGCCTCCCCTGGGAGCGAGACGTACCGCTTTGTCATAGTCCGAGGTATTGCCCGCCGTGTTCATAGGGGATTCGATTGGGCAATCGTCTTGCCGGGTTGATGGAACGACGGGCCGACCGGTCGTTCGACCGTGACAGTCACTGTAACCGGGGAAAACCCTCAATTCCGTGTCAATCGTACTCCCGATACGCGCGCCCCCGTTCGTCGGCGCACGGGTATCCAATGAGTGAACAACGGCAACGAGAACCGAAGGGTATCGATCCGGAGTACGACCACCTCCGGGAGGACGGCGTCGACGAGGAGCGCCTCGAGTCGCTGCTCTCGGAGTACGCGCTCCGCCGGGACGAACACGAGAACGCGCCTGGATTCGTGATCCGTCCAGACGACGTCCAGGAGGTGCTGGCGCTGTTGCGCGACGAAGCCGGCTTCGACCACCTCTCGTGTCTCACGCCCCAGGAGTACGAGGACCGCTACGAGTCGATCCTCCACCTCACGAAGTACGAGAACCGTACCCACGAGGTGACGCTGGTGGTCCAGCTCCCAAAGCACGAGCCCGTCTGTCAGACCGCCGAGCCGGTGTTTCGGACCGCCGACTGGCACGAGCGGGAGGCCTTCGACCTCGTCGGCATCGAGTACGAGGGCCACCCCGACCCGCGGCGCATCCTCCTGCCCGAGTCGTGGCAGGGCCACCCGCTCGCGCTGGACTACGACCAAGAGAAGCCCCAGGTGGTCAGCTACACCGAACACGCCAATCCGATCCAGCCGGACCACCGCGAGGCCGAGACCGACACGATGTTCCTCAACATCGGTCCCCACCACCCGGCGACCCACGGCGTTCTCCACCTCGAGACGGTGTTAGACGGCGAGACGGTCGTCGACGTCGACCCCGACATCGGTTACCTCCACCGCTGCGAGGAGCAGATGTGCCAGAACGGGACCTATCGCCACCAGATCATCCCCTACGCGGACCGCTGGGACTACACCGCGAACCTCCCCAACGAGTGGGCGGTCGCCCGCGCCATCGAGGACATCGCCGACATCGAGGTCCCCGAGTACGCCCAGGTCCTGCGGACCATGTCCGTCGAGTTCGGGCGAATGCTCGGTCACTTCCTCGCGGTCTCGACGTTCGCGCTCGACGTCTACGGCGACTTCACCGCCATCTTCCAGTACGGGATGCGCGACCGCGAAGTCGTCCAGGACATCCTCGAGGACCTCACCGGCCAGCGGATGATGTTCTACTTCTTCCGGCTGGGTGGGGTCGCCTGGGACCTCCCCGAACCCCGCGAGGAGTGGATCGAGAAGTGTCGGGACTTCCTCGACGAACTCCCCGCCAAGGTCGACGAGTACAACCGGCTGCTGACCGGCAACGAGATCTTTCAGGTTCGGACGATGAACACCGGGGTTCTCGAGCCCGAGGTCGCCAAATCCTACGGCTGTACGGGTCCCGTCGCCCGCGGCTCTGGCATCGACTACGACGTCCGCCGGGACGATCCCTACGGCTACTACGAGAACCTCGAGTGGGACGTCGTCACCGAGCCGGGCTGTGACAACCACGCGCGGGTCCTCGTGCGCCTTCGGGAGGTCGAGGAGTCCGCGAAGATCATCGAGCAGTGTCTCGATCTCATCGAGAACTGGCCCGAAGACGAACGGATCGTCCAGAGCAACGTCCCCCGAACCCTCAAGCCGGACCCGGGCACCGAGACCTACCGCGCCGTCGAGATCGCCAAGGGCGAACTCGGGGTCTACATCCGCGCGGACGGCTCGAACTCGCCCGCCCGGTTCAAGATCCGCAGCCCGTGTTTCCACAACCTCTCCGCGCTGCCGGAGATGGCCGAAGGCGAGTACGTCGCCGACCTGATCGCCTCGCTGGGGAGTCTGGATATCGTCCTCGGGAGCGTCGACCGCTGAGATCGACAGCTCCCGACCACCTCACTCGTTTCTCGGCCGTTCGTCGTCGCTCAGACGTCGGTCGAGAGAGCGAGTGCGGCGGTGATCTCGCCCGAATCGGACGCCGCTCCCGATCGAGCCGGCGAAACGCGTCGACGATATCCGTTCGGCGGATCGGGCGTCGCAGCGCGAAGAAATACGTGGCGTTCCCGGCGACGGAATCGAGAACAGTTAACTGCGGTCGTCACCCGAGCACGGGACACATGTCGATCGATGGCTGGCGGCCGACTGCCGGCGCCGTGACGGATCGCCGGAGGGACCTCGAGCGCGACTGGCGGCGCGTCCTCGCCGGCGCGGCGATCGTCGCACCGATGAGCGCGTTCGAACCGCAGAGCCCCCGGTGACGCGATGAACGGCCGTCGGCTGCTACCGGGACTGCTGGCCCTCTGTTTCGGCGCGGTGCTCGCCCGAGCGCTCGCCGTCTCGCTCGGATTCAATCGGCTCCTGCTCGCGATCGCGCTCGGGTTCGTCGCGACGAACACCGTCGGTATTCCCGACCGCCTCGAGCCCGGGATCGCGACGCACAACCTGTGGCTGGCTGGGGGGATCGTGCTCATGGGCGCGTCGATCTCGCTCGAGACCGTCCTCGAGGTCGGCGGACTCGTCCTGCTGATCGTGATCGTCGTGACAGCGACGACGCTGCTCGCCGTCGAATTCCTCGCGCGCAACGTGTTCGGGCTGGCCGATCGGATGGGGTCGCTGCTCGCGGCCGGCGCCAGCATCTGCGGCGTCTCGGCGGTCGTCGCGGTCGCGGGTGCCGTCAGCGCCCGCGAGGAACAGATCGCCTACGCGGCCGCGACGGTCCTGCTGTTCGACGCGATCACCATCGCCGTCTACCCGATCGTCGGCGACCTGTTGAACCTCTCCGGGATGGTGTTCGGCACGTGGGCCGGCGTCAGTATGTTCTCGACGGGCCCCGTGGTCGCCGTCGGTTTCGCTCACTCCGACGTCGCCGGTCAGTGGGCGACGATGACGAAGTTAGCGCGAAACGCCCTGATCGGCGTCGTCGTCCTCGCCTACGCGAGTTACTACGCCCACACGGGTGGCGGTGGTCGCCCCTCCGTCCGGACGCTCTGGAACGAGTTCCCGACGTTCGTGCTGGGCTTTCTCGCGCTCGCCGTCGTCTCGAGCGCGGGCGTCCTCTCTTCGGCCCAGGTGACCTCGATCGAGAACGCTTACGACTGGCTGTTCGTGCTCGCGTTCGTCGGCCTCGGGACCGAGATCCGACTCGCCGATCTCCGGGCCACCGGGCCGATGCCCGCCGTCGTCGTGCTACTGGCGTTGCTCCTCAGCAGCGGGCTCTCGCTCGCGGCGCTACTGGTGCTGTTTTGACCGGCGCGTCGAAGTAGCTGCATTTTCACATCACGCGTGTGCGAAGGAACCAGCGGCTGGGCGACCACCCGAATCAGCCGGCTGGCTCCCCCGGCCGCGAGCAAAGTGCGATCGAATCGGGGCTCGCGCACGGAATCTATTTGCCGTCGGCGCGTCACTGCGAACGTATGTCCGACGGCGCTTTCGAGGGATACGGCGGACGACACGTCCCCGACCTCCTGCAGGACCCACTCGAGCAGCTCGCGACCGCCTACGACGAGGTCGCCGATACCGACGACTTCCAATCGGAACTGCGCGGGCTCCTCGAGGAGTTCGCCGGGCGACCGACGCCGCTGTACCACGCCAGCAATTTGAGCGACCGGTACGGCGCCGAGATCTACCTCAAGCGAGAGGACCTGCTCCACGGCGGCGCACACAAGATCAACAACGCGCTCGGCCAGGCCCTGCTGGCCAAGCGGGCTGGCCGCGAGCGGCTCATCGCCGAGACCGGCGCCGGCCAGCACGGCACCGCGACCGCGATGGTCGGCGCCCTGCTGGACCTCGAGACGGAGATCTACATGGGGAAGAAAGACGTCGAGCGCCAGGAGATGAACGCCTTCCGGATGCGGCTGATGGGCGCCGAGGTCAACGAGGTGACCCGCGGCGGCGAAGGGTTGGCCGACGCCGTCGACGCGGCCCTCGAGGACTTCGCGGAGAACGTCGAGAACACTCACTACCTCGTGGGCAGCGTCGTCGGTCCCGACCCGTTCCCGCGGATGGTCCGGGACTTCCAGAGCGTCATCGGTCGCGAGGCTCGCGAGCAGTTTCAGAACCGGACGGGCGAGTTGCCCGACGCCGCAGTCGCCTGCGTCGGAGGTGGCTCGAACGCCATCGGGCTCTTCCACGCCTTCCGCGAGGACGACGTCGACTTCTACGGCGCCGAGGGCGGCGGCGAGGGGAGCGACTCGAACCGCCACGCCGCGCCGCTGGCACAGGGGAAAGACGACGTCATCCACGGGATGAAGACGCGCGTGCTCGACGACGACGTCGAGGTCCACTCGGTCTCCGCGGGACTCGACTACCCGGGTGTCGGCCCCGAACACGCCATGTTCCGCGCCATCGGGCGGTGTGAGTACACCGGGATCACCGACGAGGAAGCCCTCGCCGCGTTCCGCGAACTGAGCGAGACCGAGGGGATCATCCCGGCTCTCGAGTCCAGCCACGCGATCGCGCGGGCGATCCAGTTGGCCGAGGACGGCGACCACGAGACGATCCTCGTCAACCTCTCCGGCCGGGGCGACAAGGACATGGAGACCGCGGCCTCGAAATTCGAGCTATAGGCGCCCGACAGCGCTCAACCTGGCGCTTACAGCACCTCCCTGACGCGATCCGTCAGCGTCGCGGCCGTCTCGGGATCGAGTCGGTCCCGCGTCAGCGACACCGAGACGCCGTCCTCGGCCGTTCGCGGGAGCAGGTGCACGTGGGCGTGCTCGACGGATCCGACCAGCGGCCCGCTGGTGTGAAAGACGCTGAAGCCCTCGGGGTCGAGCGTCTCCTCGATCGCGTTGGCGACCCTCTGGACTGTCTCGAAGACGGCCGACGACACCGCCTCGTCGGTCGTCAGCAACTCTTCCGTGTGCTCTCTCGGGACGACGGGCGCGTGGCCCGTGACGGCGGGGTTCTCGTCGAGAAACGCGACGGTTCGATCGGTCTCGGCGAGCACGTGGGCCGACCGCTCGCCGGCGGCGATCCGGCAGAACTCGCAGTCGTCGGTCATAGTCGAACACTCGAGCGAGCGAACATATAGGTATCCCAACCGAAACGATCGACCGATCGTCGCGACCGACGGCGACGGCCTATAACAGGCCGTACTCCGCCTGGAGCGTCCGGTACTGCTCGAGGTATCGCTCGGCGACCGCCGACCGATCGTAGTCGGCGAACCGGTCGTCGAACGTCCGGTGTTCGAGGTCGCCGGCTGCGAGAATAGCGTCGGCGAGCTCGTCCTCGCTGGTCGTCCGGAACCCCCGATCCCAGCCCTCGACGAGTTCGTGGGCGCTCGAGTCGACGTGGTACTCGACGATGCCGACGCAGCCGGCGGCCAGCGCCCACAGCATCTCCGTGGGGAACACGCAGTGTTCGGCCGTCTGCGCGAAGACGTGTGCCCCGCGGTAGGCCGCGATCCGCTCCTCGAGCGAGCAGTCGCCGACGAAGGAGAGCCGGTCCTCGATTCGGAGGTCCCTCGCGAGTCGCTCGTAGGCCTCGCGCTCGGGCCCGTCGCCGATCACGGTCGCCGTCCAGTCGCGACCGCGGAGTTCCGCCAGCCCGAGCAGGAGACTCTCTAAGTTCGCCCCCTCGTCGAGCCGCCGGGCGTAGACCACGTCGACGCGGTCGTCGGGCGTCACCTCCTGAACGCGCTCGAGGTCGATCGAGTTGGGAACCGTCTCGACGCGGTCGCCGTCGGCACCGCGTTCGCGGACCCACGTGGCGACGAGCTCCGAGGGCGCGACGATCCGATCGCCTCGCTTCGCCGCTCGTCTGGTCCACCGGTCGTCGGCGACGCCACCGTCGCCGTACCACTCGGCGACCAGCGGCGCCCGCGCGAGCCGCGCCCCCCAGCCGGCCGCCAGCAGCGCGGTCGACGGGTGCGCGTTCGCGTGGACGATATCCGGCCCGGCCGCCGCGAGGTCGAACGGGAGCCGCAGGCAAAACGAGCGCCGTGCGTCGGGGTCGTCCGTGACGGCCCGGTAGGTGACGTCGTCGCGCTCGAGCGTCGGCGAGTCGTCGTCCCAGAACCGGGCACAGAACAGGTGGATGTCGTGGCCCGCGTCGCGGAGGAGCTCGAGGGTCGACTGGAGGCGCCGGTTCGTCTCGGTATCGCGGTGGTGTACCGTTTCGAGCGAGACGAACGCGATTCGCATACTCGGTCGCCACGTACCCCCAGGCTATAAAATCACTTTTTTCGTTGCGTTCGACGGCCCATCGCGCTCGTCGCGCCGGCGATTTCGGCACGTATCGACGTGACTCGAGCGGGTCTGCTATCTGGTCGACGTGAACGGACGCGAGAAATTAGTCGTCGGGTCGCGGTTCGTGATCGCTCCGATCAGTTGTCGCTGCCGTTTTCGACTTCGTTCTCGGCGTCCTGTCGATTCGTAGGAACAGTGTCGACCAGACGACGCTGGCCGGCTCGGCGAGCACGAATCGGTTCGGACGCTAGCAGCGGTCTGGGACCGGTTCGAACCCCTCATTCGTCGTCAACGACCGGGAGCATATCGCTAAAGAAGCCGGTGATTCGGTCGACGATCGAATTCCCGTCGTCACCGTCGCGTTCTGACGGGGCCGTCGTGTCTCCCGTACTGTCGTTGGCTTCGTCTCCCTCGGATTCACCGGCCGCGTCGGATTCGTTATCAGTACCTTCAGATTCGCCGGTTTCGGAGTCCTCGCCCGACTCGTTACTGTCCGTGTTGTTGGTCTCGTCACTGTCCGTCTCGCTAGTTTCATCGTCCGAATCGTTCCCCTCATCTGTACCGTCCTCACCGGAACCGTCTCCGTCCGAATCGTTTTCATCTCCGTCGCCTCGATCCGGTGAGTCGTCGGCTGCATCGCCCTCGTCGTCGGTTTCGTTGGCCGCAGTCGTGTCGTTCTCGGCCGCGGCCCCGTCGTCCTCGAGGTCGTCGATATCGACCGACTCCTCGCTGTCGGTGGTCTCCGACTCGCCCGTCGAAAACCCGACGCCGATCGCGGCGATCGTCAGCCCGAACGCAACGAGCACGACGACTACCATCGCGAGGACCGCGCCGGTCGAGACGCGCTCGCCGGCGTCGGGTTCGCCCCCAGTATCTTGCATCGTATCGCAGGCTTTCGGCTCGAGGCAGTTTGTTACGCGTTGCGATCAGGCGACGAGTCGTCGAGTTGAACGGCGATCTGCGCGGGCGTGCGCGTCGCAGACACCGGAATCGTTCGTTTCGTCCGCGGGACTCGATCGCCCGCCGCTGTAAGATCACCCTAGCCGCGCTACGATGCCGAACCGATTTCGGACAACACGGTTCGGCGCGCGATCCCTCTCGACTGCGACCGGCGGTGAACGGTCGGGACCCGTCGATCCCCGGTAACGACGTCGCCTCAACCCAAACCACTACCCACTCGAGGCGTCATCCCCGTGTATGGGCAGCTACGAGATCGAACGCTACCTCAATATTCGAAGCGCCTACGGAACCTCCTTCGGTCCCGACGGCGAGCGCCTCTCCTTCCTGATGAACACGACCGGGACCCCGCAGGTCTGGACGCTCGAGGAGCCGCGCGCGTGGCCCGAACAGCGGACCTTCTACGACGAGCGGGTGACCTTCGCCTCGTGGTCGCCGGAGCGGCCGGAACTGATCTTCGGGATGGACGAGGGGGGCAACGAGCGCGCCCAGTTATTCACACTCGACGCCGAGACGGGCGAGATCGAGAACGTAACGGCGATGCCCGAGGCCAAGCACCGATGGGGCGGCTGGAGCCACGACGGCGAGCGGTTCGCCTTCGCCTCCAACCGCCGCGACGAGTCCGTTTTCGACATCTACGTACAGGATCGGGACGAAACGGGCGACGACGCCGACCTCGTCTACGAGGGCGACGGTTGGCTCTCGCTGTCGGGGTGGAGTCCCGACGACTCCCGGCTGCTGGTCTCGCAGGCGTACTCCAACTTCGACCAGGACCTCTACGTGCTCGACCTCGAGGACGACGAGCCCGGCCTCGAGCACCTCACTCCCCACGAAGGCGACGTCCGCTATCAGAGCGCCAGCTGGGCCCCGGACGGCGAGGGAATCTATCTCGTCACGGACGAGGGCGACGCCGACACGCTCTATCTCGCGTATCTCGACCTCGAGACGAAAGCGCTCGAAACCGTCGCCGACGGCGACGGATGGAACGTCGGCGGCATCGCGCTGGACGACGAGACCGGCCGGTTCG containing:
- a CDS encoding CARDB domain-containing protein, producing the protein MWQTSTRRGVLEGVAVGGLVPVAATGTAAARTASQDGSIDVTIQGTNSPVETGAVLEVTATVENGGSGSVSTDAVLVVGHDPTVVDTQPIQVGAGATETVELTFETAIVNNDQEFPVWVVVDDATDQTNVLVYADAPPVTIDIVRTNDPLATGEVLEVVAQLETEGDVSATETVELVVGHNPTTVDSATVSVPSTGGRWVTLEFETALVDNTQEFPVRVVGSSDSAERTVRVIGRNDDPVETDVTFTSCTRAEVSGTFGDGDSVAASTGFYDDAGGEPLYGNTIIEDWIEIGSHVDAPFSGTIVFEIGDERDVSATPDGARVEIPDYGELGTVLTGITLPPDYPTATISRSNPQAQSCLEEIESGAGGGEGTLSVSITGTNTPVNAGDYLEVTAVVENTGGGSASGTVALVVGHDPQQVDSTTVSLESGASETVSLGYTTYPAAQTTEFPVRIESADDSAVRSVTVYGTES
- a CDS encoding HalOD1 output domain-containing protein, translated to MHGNPTHSPASQSRSPSVYRATHDPDSSARLSTTVSHALADCMGTDVTDGYVSLYDAIDPEALDRLFRPRHDGRQRSGGSLDFTVRDHYVTVSSDGEILIEPPARR
- a CDS encoding DUF7577 domain-containing protein; this translates as MELWGWLIGYVVLFALLHLVLYYVYVRGDDGDSTGSPSFADPDRASSRTPPGPDRYPRAVDDLGDPEDPEGDYDLEFDGETIRCPHCGVRNEADQTFTYCWNCISTLRR
- a CDS encoding acyltransferase, whose product is MTKRYVSLPGEAEAGMREFIDEVDRRLSSDEDTCSVVEDVLIDLSGDREAYERWQDGEPVSTAERVRLQSYDPCNTTLESEYYAEKDEERFRRSKHLQWLWRQFDSLPIADNVEFALRFRRMLADHLFEECGDGCRFFKGITFTYGHNITIGDNTVVHDDVHLDDRGKLTIGDRVSVSDGVHIYSHDHDVVDQTEVRNYHTIVEDDVRLTYDAMVRAGCKVGENAIVGARGIVQHDVPAHHIAIGTPAKSVKIKPGWEDAATPTDEAGVNRQEQRRIEYDLPDDLEVFDEFQRDLS
- a CDS encoding NADH-quinone oxidoreductase subunit D yields the protein MSEQRQREPKGIDPEYDHLREDGVDEERLESLLSEYALRRDEHENAPGFVIRPDDVQEVLALLRDEAGFDHLSCLTPQEYEDRYESILHLTKYENRTHEVTLVVQLPKHEPVCQTAEPVFRTADWHEREAFDLVGIEYEGHPDPRRILLPESWQGHPLALDYDQEKPQVVSYTEHANPIQPDHREAETDTMFLNIGPHHPATHGVLHLETVLDGETVVDVDPDIGYLHRCEEQMCQNGTYRHQIIPYADRWDYTANLPNEWAVARAIEDIADIEVPEYAQVLRTMSVEFGRMLGHFLAVSTFALDVYGDFTAIFQYGMRDREVVQDILEDLTGQRMMFYFFRLGGVAWDLPEPREEWIEKCRDFLDELPAKVDEYNRLLTGNEIFQVRTMNTGVLEPEVAKSYGCTGPVARGSGIDYDVRRDDPYGYYENLEWDVVTEPGCDNHARVLVRLREVEESAKIIEQCLDLIENWPEDERIVQSNVPRTLKPDPGTETYRAVEIAKGELGVYIRADGSNSPARFKIRSPCFHNLSALPEMAEGEYVADLIASLGSLDIVLGSVDR
- a CDS encoding YeiH family protein; translated protein: MNGRRLLPGLLALCFGAVLARALAVSLGFNRLLLAIALGFVATNTVGIPDRLEPGIATHNLWLAGGIVLMGASISLETVLEVGGLVLLIVIVVTATTLLAVEFLARNVFGLADRMGSLLAAGASICGVSAVVAVAGAVSAREEQIAYAAATVLLFDAITIAVYPIVGDLLNLSGMVFGTWAGVSMFSTGPVVAVGFAHSDVAGQWATMTKLARNALIGVVVLAYASYYAHTGGGGRPSVRTLWNEFPTFVLGFLALAVVSSAGVLSSAQVTSIENAYDWLFVLAFVGLGTEIRLADLRATGPMPAVVVLLALLLSSGLSLAALLVLF
- the trpB gene encoding tryptophan synthase subunit beta, with protein sequence MSDGAFEGYGGRHVPDLLQDPLEQLATAYDEVADTDDFQSELRGLLEEFAGRPTPLYHASNLSDRYGAEIYLKREDLLHGGAHKINNALGQALLAKRAGRERLIAETGAGQHGTATAMVGALLDLETEIYMGKKDVERQEMNAFRMRLMGAEVNEVTRGGEGLADAVDAALEDFAENVENTHYLVGSVVGPDPFPRMVRDFQSVIGREAREQFQNRTGELPDAAVACVGGGSNAIGLFHAFREDDVDFYGAEGGGEGSDSNRHAAPLAQGKDDVIHGMKTRVLDDDVEVHSVSAGLDYPGVGPEHAMFRAIGRCEYTGITDEEALAAFRELSETEGIIPALESSHAIARAIQLAEDGDHETILVNLSGRGDKDMETAASKFEL